GAAAATCCCGCGGACCTGATCCGCGAGCTCTTCCGGGAATCGGCGACCCCGGGAATCGCAATCACGCATGGCGAAACTGGACATCATGCAGTTGGCTCTCCGCGCAGACCGTCTGGGTCAGGGGCATTGTAGGTCCATCGGGTGCCGTTGGCAAGCCGCGGCACGCTTGATTTCTGAGCGGCATGAAGGTACAATCCGCCTAATGCGAAAACTGATCAGACCCACCCGTGAAGAACTCGACCGGCTGAAGAAGCTGTCCAGCCACTCGTCGGTCGTCACCCGCCGACGTTCGCCGGCTGAGGAGACGGGTAGCGAAACACTTTATCTGCAGCAGCACAGCCAGCATCAGACGCCCATGATCGTCCGGTTGACCTCCGGCGAGGAGATCCGCGGCTGGATCGAGTACTACGATCTGCACTTCATCCGGATCACGGTGGAACGGGGGCCCAACCGGTTTGTCTTCAAGCGGGACATCCTGTTCATGCATGAGGATCTGGCGGCACTCAAGCGACGCCGGCTCACCCGCTGATCCCCCACATCGCCATCACCACCACTGCCAAACGTCGTGTCCGAGTTTGAACACCCAGTTGAGCGTCATAGCGGCGATCAGCACAATGCCGGCGACAATCCACTCGGTGCGGTTCAGTTCCAGCCGGAAGCCCGGCCAGCGCAATAGCCACTGCCCCGCCACTTGAATGATCAGGCCGACCAGCACCGCGAAAACCACCACCCCCAGAGGCGACATGACGACCGCTTCACTCCACCGACCGTGGGTGAGCAGAACGAACGCGGTGGTCATCCCGCATGTCGGACACGGCAGGCCGGTGAATGCGCGGAAGCTGCACAGCGGCACCGGAATTCGATCGAACGGGAAGAATCGGGCGATCAGCAGCGCCATGACGCCAAGAATGCTGATCGCCCGCGTGTAGTACGAAATCGGACGGGCGGGCAGAACGATCCATTGCATCAGAAAACCTTGAACTGAATCCGCAGGTAGTCCTTTGGATTCTGCCGGACGTCGTAGATCAGCTTGGCCAGTTCGGCCAGCGCCTGGTTTAGGTTTTCATACAGCTGCTTGTCTTTGAGCAGCTGGCCCATGGTGCCTTCACCCCGATCGATCTGTTCCAGGATCTGGCGGATTTTGCGGAGCGAATCCCGCGCCTCCTCGAACAGCGTCGGGTCGGTGGACATCCGGCCCAGCGTGCCTTCTCCCTGCTCGATCCGCAGGAGCAGGCGGTCCACCTTGGCCGACACTTCCCGCAGGTTGTTGTACAGCGCGGGATCGTCGACCAGTTTGTTGAGCGTCCCCTGAGACGTGTTGAGCCGGTTGATGAACTGGTTGAGTTCCTTGGCGGTGGCGGTCAACTCGTCGTACAGGGCGCGATTGTGAACCAGCTGGCCGAACGTACCCTCGCTGCTGCGCAGGTCGTCCATGAGCCCGCCCGCCCGCTGAACAGTCACATCCAGGTTCTGGATTGTGGACACCAGGGACCGGTGCAGACTGGTTTCGTTGATGAGCTGGCCGATGGTGCCTTCGCCGGCGTCCAGTTTGGCTACGATGCTTTTCACGCGGTCCGATATGTCGCCGAAGTTGGCCATCAGGTCGTTGGCGTTGACCATCAGCTGCCGAATGGTGGCCTCGTTGACCGCTTCGATAAAGATGTGTCCCTCGGCGGTCCGGCGCGGCTCTTCCGGCAGCCGCCCGATGCTGATATCCACATACTTGTCGCCCAGCAGACCGATGGAGCCGATACTCACCTCCGAATCGCGCTTGATCCAGCCGACGAATTCGTCTTCGATCTGCAGGACCAGCCGGATGCTCTGGAGGTTACTCCGGGCGGTTTTCAGGTCCTGCCGCGCCGCCGCCAAATTCTTTCGGAGCCGGGCGAGGCGCTCTTCCTGCAGCAGGATCCCCTCCCGAACCTTGTCGGCATCCGCGGCCTGGGCAGCGGCAAGCGATGCCCGTTCGCGCTCCACCGCCTTTTCCACATCGCGGATCAGACCGTCGTAACGCTGGACGTCGGCGGTGAGCTGCTGGATCTTGTCGTTCGTGTCCCGGTTGGCTTGCGTGTCCGGCGGGGTCTTCTCCAGTTTGATGTCGTCCACATTGCCGATCTCGATTCCGTTGAGCCACACCGGCGCACCGGCCTTCAAACCGGAGATCTCCGGCAAATAAGTGACCGCATACGATTTGGGGGTGAAGAACCCGCGTCCCCCGCTGACCCGGATGATCATGAAAATCAGAATGGCGAAGCTGCCGATGACGAAAATGCCGACGCGAAACTCATGCCAGTTGAATCTCTTTTTGCGCCTTTCCATCACGGTGCCTCTCCTCGATGCGGTCGATTAGGAAATGAACTCCTGGATGTATGGGTCGCCGCTGCCAACCAGTTCGTCCATGTTGCCTGAAAATACGATCCGTCCGTCCCGCAGGACGCTGAACGAAGTGTGGACGAAACACTGGTCGGCGGGTTCCCGCTCCACCCGGATGTCGCCGGGCGACACGACTCGGGCCGTGTGTTCTGCCAGGAAGTACGCGGCGTTCAGATCGTGCGTCACCACGACCGAGGTCATACCC
Above is a genomic segment from Acidobacteriota bacterium containing:
- a CDS encoding DUF2752 domain-containing protein; the encoded protein is MALLIARFFPFDRIPVPLCSFRAFTGLPCPTCGMTTAFVLLTHGRWSEAVVMSPLGVVVFAVLVGLIIQVAGQWLLRWPGFRLELNRTEWIVAGIVLIAAMTLNWVFKLGHDVWQWW
- a CDS encoding MCE family protein; this translates as MMERRKKRFNWHEFRVGIFVIGSFAILIFMIIRVSGGRGFFTPKSYAVTYLPEISGLKAGAPVWLNGIEIGNVDDIKLEKTPPDTQANRDTNDKIQQLTADVQRYDGLIRDVEKAVERERASLAAAQAADADKVREGILLQEERLARLRKNLAAARQDLKTARSNLQSIRLVLQIEDEFVGWIKRDSEVSIGSIGLLGDKYVDISIGRLPEEPRRTAEGHIFIEAVNEATIRQLMVNANDLMANFGDISDRVKSIVAKLDAGEGTIGQLINETSLHRSLVSTIQNLDVTVQRAGGLMDDLRSSEGTFGQLVHNRALYDELTATAKELNQFINRLNTSQGTLNKLVDDPALYNNLREVSAKVDRLLLRIEQGEGTLGRMSTDPTLFEEARDSLRKIRQILEQIDRGEGTMGQLLKDKQLYENLNQALAELAKLIYDVRQNPKDYLRIQFKVF